A genomic window from Lycium barbarum isolate Lr01 chromosome 4, ASM1917538v2, whole genome shotgun sequence includes:
- the LOC132636457 gene encoding RNA exonuclease 4, whose protein sequence is MAGQLKKNPKKQSQLNPNWAQLQQLLKSNAFQNPSQTENPNSILGKRKSRSDDDSGDARPNPLIPTSSDSSVTDEIAMDCEMVGVSSNKSALGRVTLVNKWGNVIYDEYVRPVERVVDFRTKISGIRPQHLKKAKDFRVVQKEVAELIKGKILVGHALRNDFKALLLGHQKQDIRDTSEYQHFLREGRSRALRNLATEVLGVEIQNGEHCPIEDARAAMMLYLKHRKVWEKSIKDFARLKEKQKKRKPKKKNRSLRRPASINAENTS, encoded by the exons ATGGCGGGTcaattgaagaaaaaccctaaaaaacAGTCTCAGTTAAACCCTAATTGGGCTCAGCTCCAACAA CTACTCAAGAGTAATGCCTTCCAAAACCCTTCACAAACAGAAAACCCTAATTCCATATTAG GAAAGCGGAAAAGCAGGTCCGATGATGACTCTGGTGATGCTCGGCCTAATCCTCTTATTCCAACTTCATCAGATTCAAG TGTTACAGATGAGATAGCGATGGATTGTGAAATGGTTGGTGTAAGCTCTAACAAAAGTGCGCTTGGGCGAGTCACACTG GTCAACAAATGGGGAAATGTGATATATGACGAATATGTTCGTCCAGTTGAACGCGTTGTTGACTTCCGCACCAAAATCAGTGGTATTAGACCTCAGCACTTAAAGAAAG CGAAAGATTTCCGTGTCGTTCAGAAGGAGGTGGCAGAACTAATAAAGGGAAAGATTCTTGTCGGCCATGCTCTGCGAAATGATTTTAAG GCCTTGTTATTAGGCCATCAAAAGCAGGATATTCGTGACACTTCTGAATATCAACATTTTCTAAG GGAAGGACGCAGTCGCGCACTTCGGAACCTTGCCACCGAAGTCCTTGGAGTGGAGATTCAAAATGGAGAGCACTGTCCT ATAGAAGATGCCCGAGCTGCTATGATGCTTTACCTAAAGCACAGAAAAGTATGGGAAAAGAGCATCAAGGACTTTGCAAGACTCAAGGAGAAACAGAAAAAGCgtaaaccaaagaaaaaaaacagGAGTTTGAGAAGACCCGCATCTATTAATGCTGAAAACACTTCCTAA